The window ATTAACATCTATCACCTCCTTGTTTCCAAGGATACTAAGAGTCTCTTTGCTTGAAGATCGGACATCACATCCAATGAGTAGAGGAGCCTGTTACATAGAATGAGGTTTTGAATCATCAAATATGATAGAGAGATGGACAAAAAAACTGCCAAGACTGACAACTCACTTTCATAAGAGCCCAAATGCTAAAATGAGAGCGGTACTCTTCTAAACTCATCCCTCCATTGCCCACTTCCAACATGTCAGGATCTATTATGATCACAACCCCTCATTAATTTACTTACTACCACACAAAGATGCATGAAAGGATCAACTTTAGgttcaaattttgatttgtaCAAAGGCCACATAATTTGACACACACTCATATATAATAGTTATAAGATTTTCAGTTACCATTCCACCTGCCAGGCCCTGCATATCTTCCCCAAATGTTGTTTGCATCTGCAATTGATGTTATgctgaaatgataaaaaaaaaaaagcagaatTCAATGAAAGCAACTGACTCAGTAGTCTGGTGATAGTCTCCTACTAAACCAGAATTACATTGAAAGTAAAAAGGATGAAAAAGTGGAACCTGTCCCAGTTGTCTTTAATGTCCCCTGTAGTCCTCCATGCATTACCGATCGAACTAGCCCATGTTGCTGGATTCTCTTGTCCCCTAGAGAGATATTACTCTGTTGGAATTCATGAATCATCTAGATGTATGCATCTTACTTCTATATTTCAAAACTAATTGATCCATCCTTAATCCATTTGTTTTGTAGAATTTTTTTGCACCTACTCTAGAATCCCATTAAAAACCAAGGAAGGAAGTCAGACTTACCATTCACAGAGAGAGTAAAGGATCGGTCTGCCAGCCTTGTGTAATGCAGAACTCATCCTTGCATACCTGTCATAAAACAAACAGATTTCATTATCATCTTTCGACGCATTAACGATGATCTAACTAGGGGTATTCAGTGGTATAACAAAAGCCTTTTTGAGAAGTCTAATAATTCAAGTGACATGTAAAGTTTATTGAAAAAAGTGGGTACCTATCCTGAGGCTTGGAACCATCATTATAACAGTTATCATACTTCAAGTAGTCAACCCCCTGAACCAAATGCCCACACAAGCTGAACCCCTCTTTAGCTCTgttttagtttcatttaaaCTCATAGCAAATGACTCTAACTACAAAATATACAATAGCAAATGCATTAGAAACTAACCCACTCAGCAAATGTTCTTGCATCTTGATCCTCATGCCCAAAAGAGCCTGGCATTGTCTTACTGCATGTGCTGTAACTGATGAGATCAACACAAAAGTACACATTCCTTAAGTGGTTGTGTTCATAAAGTAAAAGAATTCCCACTATCATGTAATTAATCTTTCTCTTAAGCTCCATTTGGATTCTATAAAGtaggaggaaaataaaaaataaagaagaaaagggaaggaaaaaaggtgaagaaaacaaaaaagctaTGAAAGATTACCCAGCATCTGAGTATATGCCAAGTTTTAAGCCTCTTGCATGAACATAATCTGCAAGAGCCTTGATTCCAGAAGGAAAAGTTGAAGATCTTGCTACCAGATTACCCCTCGAGTCTCTGTTCCCCTCTCCCCAGCAGTCATCTGCTTTTCCACAACCACTCCAGAAATTAGGTGTGAGGGACATGTAAATTAAAGTCATCAGCGTTACATATTCAATTCCTTAAtgctcaaatttttttttttttttttgaattatttcatattaaatCAGAACAAGGCTGCACTTTTCTCTATGGCTAGCCAAAAACAACTATTCTCAAACAAGTATAGAGCTTCAAAAAACGAAATTTCGCAGGAATTATGAGGAGGGTGAACAATGCATACCAATATTCACATATTTGTATCCGAGTGCGGCCAAACCAGTTGAAATAAGAGCATCAGCTGTCcccacaaaaataaaacagaatTACAGGAGTTAATGCATTTGTACCACAATGAATCATTTACTGTTCAAGCAGAGAGTAAAATCCCCTTGGAAAGAGCTAGCTAGTCAAATGGGTTGTTCCCATCTTGAGTTCAACTTTTGGAAACTATTTCTAAGACTGCAAGATCATGTTTGGTATGCGAGAACGGGGAGTAGGAATGGAAATCTCATTCCTTTTCTCATCCATTCCCATGTTTAGATAACTTAATAGAGGAtgataatgaaatcaaatatcaaacaattaaatataagttttagattattagtttgattcagTTTTTATCAGTTAGGAGATGAGAAAAACGAAAACCGAACCAACaaaattggttttcaaaattctcaaaccaaACCAACCTTTTTTATTATCGAAAATCGAACCAATATGATCGATTTTGGTTGGTTTGGatcattttatctatttttcttacACTCTTAATCAAGAattatttcaaagaaaatgaaatttcacTTATAAGTAGGATTTCGATTTATCTCTTAGGAGGATATATTGTGATTCTCTAGCAcaactaatttttaaaagcatttttcaaaaattaaaaatcaaatattttttttaataaattatttttaaaaatattttttatttagattttgtaaataaaaaattataaattcaatttatataatattaactgACTTTAATTAAAGtcttattaagaataaaaataattttttaattataaataaattaaaaatagtttttaataaaatttgaatattaatattataataaaatcataaattatatttt of the Vitis vinifera cultivar Pinot Noir 40024 chromosome 10, ASM3070453v1 genome contains:
- the LOC100263458 gene encoding alpha-galactosidase; amino-acid sequence: MGGGATFFSVVVLLLVQCIGKGTRAANLSSNAHQDYTQFLLANGVARTPPMGWNSWNHFQCKIDESTVKATADALISTGLAALGYKYVNIDDCWGEGNRDSRGNLVARSSTFPSGIKALADYVHARGLKLGIYSDAGYSTCSKTMPGSFGHEDQDARTFAEWGVDYLKYDNCYNDGSKPQDRYARMSSALHKAGRPILYSLCEWGQENPATWASSIGNAWRTTGDIKDNWDSITSIADANNIWGRYAGPGRWNDPDMLEVGNGGMSLEEYRSHFSIWALMKAPLLIGCDVRSSSKETLSILGNKEVIDVNQDPLGIQGRKIHSKASVEVWAGPLSKRRVAVVLWNRGSSQAPITVGWREIGLSPSNPVTVRDLWTHSFLSRSMRSRLTAYVAPHACKMYILTPL